One genomic segment of Devosia sp. includes these proteins:
- the rpoB gene encoding DNA-directed RNA polymerase subunit beta: MATTFNGRRKVRKSFGSIREVTEMPNLIEVQKASYDQFLMVDEPKGGRSDEGLQSVFRSVFPITDFSNTASLEFVRYEFEQPKYDIDECRARDITFAAPLKVTLRLIVFEVDEETGARSVKDIKEQDVYMGDMPFMTSNGTFIVNGTERVIVSQMHRSPGVFFDHDKGKTHSSGKLLFAGRIIPYRGSWLDIEFDAKDIVYARIDRRRKIPVTSLLKALGMDAEEILSTYYNTLNYEKTDKGWRVPYDAEKWKGAKPTHDLIDAKTGDVVHEGGKKLSARQAKKLAENGLTHLLAVDEDLFGMYLAEDLVNLKTGEIYAEAGDEIDEKLLTKLVGLGFDELPILDIDHVTIGAYLRNTLAVDKNETREDALFDIYRVMRPGEPPTVETAEAMFQSLFFDSERYDLSAVGRVKMNMRLELDAPDTMRTLRKEDIVEVVRTLVDLRDGRGEIDDIDNLGNRRVRSVGELMENSYRLGLLRMERAIKERMSSVEIDTVMPQDLINAKPAAAAVREFFGSSQLSQFMDQTNPLSEITHKRRLSALGPGGLTRERAGFEVRDVHPTHYGRICPIETPEGPNIGLINSLSTFARVNKYGFIETPYRKIVDGKLTDEVVYLSAMEEAKHYVAQANVQFTKGGELADDLVVARHAGDNGLTPKENVDLMDVSPKQMVSVAASLIPFLENDDANRALMGSNMQRQAVPLLRAEAPFVGTGMEPIVARDSGAAIAAKRSGVVDQVDATRIVIRATEETDASKSGVDIYNLMKFQRSNQSTCINQRPLVVVGDHINAGDIIADGPSTELGDLALGRNVLVAFMPWNGYNFEDSILLSEKIAMQDVFTSIHIEEYEVMARDTKLGPEEITRDIPNVSEEALKNLDEAGIVHIGAEVQPGDILVGKITPKGESPMTPEEKLLRAIFGEKASDVRDTSLRVPPGDAGTVVEVRVFNRHGIDKDERAMAIEREEIERLAKDRDDEQSILDRNVYARLKEMLFGKAATAGPKGYVTGTKLNDSIFEAQPRSKWWQFAVDDDKVMTEMEALHAQYEESRRLLEQRFIDKVDKLQRGDELPPGVMKMVKVFIATKRKIQPGDKMAGRHGNKGVVSRIVPVEDMPYLEDGTSVDIVLNPLGVPSRMNVGQILETHLGWACAGMGKKIDDMVRAYQAKGDLKPLRAEIGTLFANDNSVNDLDDDSLLRLGEHLSKGVPIATPVFDGAKEADIVELLERAGLKSSGQSTVFDGRTGEQFDRQVTVGYIYMLKLDHLVDNKIHARSIGPYSLVTQQPLGGKAQFGGQRFGEMEVWALEAYGAAYTLQEMLTIKSDDVAGRTKVYEAIVRGDDTFEAGIPESFNVLVKEIRSLGLNVELENRELEAPANEAEGELAPPQEAAE, from the coding sequence ATGGCTACCACGTTCAACGGCCGCCGCAAGGTTCGCAAGTCCTTCGGGTCCATCCGCGAAGTCACGGAGATGCCCAACCTGATCGAAGTCCAGAAGGCTTCGTACGACCAGTTCCTCATGGTCGACGAACCCAAGGGCGGCCGGTCCGATGAGGGTCTGCAGTCCGTGTTCCGGTCGGTTTTCCCGATCACCGACTTTTCCAACACTGCCTCGCTGGAATTCGTGCGCTACGAGTTCGAGCAGCCCAAGTATGACATCGACGAGTGCCGTGCGCGCGACATTACCTTCGCTGCCCCGCTCAAGGTGACCCTGCGGCTGATCGTGTTCGAAGTGGACGAGGAAACCGGCGCCCGCTCGGTCAAGGACATCAAGGAGCAGGACGTCTATATGGGCGACATGCCGTTCATGACGTCGAACGGCACCTTCATTGTCAACGGCACCGAGCGCGTCATCGTCAGCCAGATGCACCGTTCGCCCGGCGTGTTCTTCGACCACGACAAGGGCAAGACCCATTCCTCAGGCAAGCTGCTGTTTGCCGGCCGCATCATTCCCTATCGCGGTTCGTGGCTCGATATCGAGTTCGACGCCAAGGACATCGTCTATGCGCGTATCGACCGTCGCCGCAAGATTCCGGTCACCTCGCTGCTCAAGGCGCTGGGCATGGATGCCGAGGAAATCCTCAGCACCTATTACAACACGCTGAACTACGAAAAGACCGACAAGGGCTGGCGCGTTCCTTACGATGCCGAAAAGTGGAAGGGTGCCAAGCCGACCCATGACCTGATCGACGCCAAGACCGGCGACGTGGTTCATGAGGGCGGCAAGAAGCTTTCCGCCCGCCAGGCCAAGAAGCTGGCCGAAAACGGCCTGACGCACCTGCTGGCGGTCGATGAAGACCTGTTCGGCATGTACCTGGCCGAAGACCTGGTCAATCTCAAGACCGGCGAGATCTATGCCGAAGCCGGCGACGAGATCGACGAAAAGCTGCTGACCAAGCTGGTCGGCCTGGGCTTTGACGAACTGCCGATCCTGGATATCGATCACGTCACCATCGGCGCCTATCTGCGCAACACGCTGGCCGTGGACAAGAACGAGACGCGCGAAGACGCCCTGTTCGACATCTACCGCGTCATGCGTCCGGGTGAGCCGCCGACCGTGGAAACGGCGGAAGCCATGTTCCAGTCGCTGTTCTTCGACAGCGAGCGCTATGACCTGTCGGCCGTTGGCCGCGTCAAGATGAACATGCGCCTCGAGCTCGACGCGCCCGACACCATGCGCACCCTGCGCAAGGAAGACATCGTGGAAGTCGTCCGCACGCTGGTCGACCTGCGCGACGGTCGTGGCGAAATCGACGACATCGACAATCTCGGCAACCGCCGCGTGCGTTCGGTCGGCGAACTCATGGAAAACTCCTACCGCCTTGGTCTGCTCCGCATGGAGCGCGCCATCAAGGAGCGCATGAGTTCGGTCGAAATCGACACGGTGATGCCGCAGGACCTGATCAACGCCAAGCCGGCTGCTGCCGCCGTGCGCGAATTCTTCGGGTCGTCGCAGCTGTCCCAATTCATGGACCAGACCAATCCGCTCTCGGAAATCACCCACAAGCGCCGCCTGTCGGCTCTTGGACCGGGTGGTCTGACCCGCGAGCGCGCCGGCTTCGAAGTCCGCGACGTGCACCCGACCCATTATGGCCGTATCTGCCCGATCGAGACGCCGGAAGGCCCCAATATCGGTCTGATCAACTCGCTGTCGACCTTTGCCCGCGTCAACAAGTACGGTTTCATCGAGACCCCGTACCGCAAGATCGTCGACGGCAAGCTGACCGACGAAGTCGTCTATCTCTCCGCCATGGAAGAGGCCAAGCACTACGTTGCCCAGGCCAACGTGCAGTTCACCAAGGGTGGCGAACTGGCCGATGACCTGGTTGTGGCCCGCCATGCTGGCGACAACGGCCTGACGCCGAAGGAAAACGTCGACCTGATGGACGTTTCCCCCAAGCAGATGGTGTCCGTCGCCGCTTCGCTGATCCCGTTCCTTGAGAACGACGACGCCAACCGCGCGCTGATGGGTTCGAACATGCAGCGCCAGGCGGTGCCGCTGCTGCGTGCCGAGGCTCCGTTCGTGGGCACCGGCATGGAGCCGATCGTGGCCCGTGACTCCGGCGCCGCCATTGCCGCCAAGCGTTCCGGCGTGGTGGACCAGGTGGATGCGACCCGTATCGTTATTCGCGCAACGGAAGAAACCGATGCCTCGAAGTCGGGCGTCGACATCTACAACCTGATGAAGTTCCAGCGTTCGAACCAGTCGACCTGCATCAACCAGCGTCCGCTGGTGGTTGTGGGCGACCACATCAATGCCGGCGACATCATCGCGGATGGTCCGTCGACCGAACTGGGCGACCTGGCCCTGGGCCGCAACGTGCTCGTCGCGTTCATGCCCTGGAATGGCTACAACTTCGAAGACTCCATCCTGCTCAGCGAAAAGATCGCCATGCAGGACGTCTTCACCTCGATCCATATCGAGGAATACGAAGTGATGGCCCGCGACACCAAGCTTGGTCCGGAAGAAATCACCCGCGATATTCCGAACGTTTCGGAAGAAGCCCTCAAGAACCTCGACGAAGCCGGTATCGTTCACATCGGCGCCGAAGTTCAGCCGGGCGATATCCTGGTGGGCAAGATCACCCCCAAGGGTGAATCGCCGATGACGCCGGAAGAAAAGCTCCTCCGCGCCATTTTCGGTGAAAAGGCCTCGGACGTCCGTGACACCTCCCTGCGCGTGCCGCCGGGCGATGCTGGTACTGTCGTTGAAGTGCGCGTGTTCAATCGCCACGGCATCGACAAGGACGAGCGTGCCATGGCCATCGAGCGCGAGGAAATCGAGCGCCTGGCCAAGGACCGTGACGACGAACAGTCGATCCTGGACCGCAACGTCTATGCCCGTCTCAAGGAAATGCTGTTCGGCAAGGCGGCCACGGCTGGCCCGAAGGGCTATGTCACCGGCACCAAGCTAAACGACTCCATCTTCGAAGCGCAGCCGCGTTCGAAGTGGTGGCAGTTCGCGGTCGATGACGACAAGGTCATGACCGAGATGGAAGCGCTTCATGCCCAGTATGAAGAAAGCCGGCGTCTGCTCGAGCAGCGCTTCATCGACAAGGTCGACAAGCTGCAGCGCGGTGACGAACTTCCGCCGGGCGTGATGAAGATGGTCAAGGTCTTCATCGCCACCAAGCGCAAGATCCAGCCAGGCGACAAAATGGCCGGCCGTCACGGCAACAAGGGCGTTGTGTCCCGCATCGTACCTGTCGAAGACATGCCGTATCTCGAAGACGGCACTTCGGTTGACATCGTGCTAAACCCGCTGGGCGTGCCTTCGCGCATGAATGTCGGTCAGATCCTTGAAACCCACCTGGGTTGGGCCTGTGCCGGCATGGGCAAGAAGATCGACGACATGGTCCGCGCCTATCAGGCCAAGGGCGATCTCAAGCCGCTCCGCGCCGAGATCGGTACGCTGTTCGCCAATGACAACAGCGTCAATGACTTGGACGACGACAGCCTGCTGCGCCTCGGCGAGCACCTGTCGAAGGGTGTTCCGATCGCGACGCCGGTGTTCGATGGCGCCAAGGAAGCCGACATCGTCGAGCTTCTGGAGCGGGCAGGGCTGAAGTCCTCGGGTCAGTCGACCGTGTTCGACGGCCGTACGGGCGAGCAGTTCGACCGCCAGGTGACCGTGGGCTACATCTACATGCTCAAGCTCGACCACCTCGTGGACAACAAGATCCACGCGCGCTCGATCGGTCCGTACTCGCTGGTTACCCAGCAGCCGCTGGGCGGCAAGGCCCAGTTCGGCGGTCAGCGCTTCGGCGAGATGGAAGTGTGGGCCCTCGAAGCGTATGGCGCCGCCTATACGCTGCAGGAAATGCTCACCATCAAGTCGGATGACGTGGCGGGCCGTACCAAGGTCTACGAGGCCATCGTGCGTGGCGACGACACCTTCGAAGCGGGCATCCCAGAAAGCTTCAACGTGCTGGTCAAGGAAATCCGGTCGCTCGGTCTCAATGTCGAACTTGAGAACCGCGAACTGGAGGCTCCGGCCAACGAAGCCGAGGGCGAGCTCGCACCTCCTCAGGAAGCGGCGGAATAA
- the rplL gene encoding 50S ribosomal protein L7/L12, whose amino-acid sequence MAADLAKLVDDLSALTVLEASELSKLLEEKWGVSAAAPVAVAAAAGGGAAAPAAEEKTEFDVILASFGDNKINVIKEVRGITGLGLGEAKALVEGAPKAVKEGVSKAEAEDIQKKLEAAGAKVELK is encoded by the coding sequence ATGGCTGCTGATCTCGCCAAGCTCGTTGATGACCTCTCGGCTCTGACCGTCCTCGAGGCTTCTGAACTGTCCAAGCTGCTGGAAGAAAAGTGGGGCGTTTCCGCCGCTGCTCCGGTTGCTGTTGCTGCTGCCGCTGGCGGCGGTGCCGCTGCCCCGGCCGCTGAAGAAAAGACTGAATTCGACGTGATCCTCGCCTCGTTCGGCGACAACAAGATCAACGTCATCAAGGAAGTCCGTGGCATCACCGGCCTCGGCCTCGGCGAAGCCAAGGCCCTGGTTGAAGGCGCTCCGAAGGCCGTCAAGGAAGGCGTGTCGAAGGCTGAAGCCGAAGACATCCAGAAGAAGCTTGAAGCCGCTGGTGCAAAGGTCGAACTGAAGTAA
- the rplJ gene encoding 50S ribosomal protein L10 — MERAEKSAVIASLQDALKGAGSIVVAHNTGLTVAAFTDLRVQVKKAGGKVKVAKNRLAKLALKETDVADISGLFTGPTVIAYAEDPVAAPKIAAAFAEKNQKFVILGGAMGQTALDADGVKALATMPSLDELRAKLAGLVKQPAQNIASILVQPGAGIARVLAAHAEKSEAA, encoded by the coding sequence GTGGAAAGAGCGGAAAAGAGTGCAGTCATTGCCTCGCTCCAGGACGCCCTCAAGGGCGCTGGATCGATCGTGGTTGCGCACAATACCGGCCTGACCGTCGCTGCGTTCACTGACCTGCGCGTGCAGGTCAAGAAGGCTGGCGGCAAGGTCAAGGTCGCCAAGAACCGCCTTGCCAAGCTTGCTCTTAAGGAAACCGATGTCGCGGACATTTCGGGCCTGTTCACCGGCCCGACCGTCATCGCCTATGCGGAAGACCCCGTTGCTGCGCCGAAAATCGCAGCAGCCTTCGCCGAGAAGAACCAGAAGTTCGTCATTCTCGGTGGTGCAATGGGTCAGACCGCTCTCGACGCCGATGGCGTCAAGGCACTGGCAACCATGCCGTCGCTCGACGAACTGCGCGCAAAGCTCGCAGGCCTCGTCAAGCAGCCGGCACAGAACATCGCTTCCATCCTCGTGCAGCCGGGTGCGGGCATTGCTCGCGTTCTGGCCGCCCACGCGGAAAAGAGCGAAGCGGCGTAA
- the rplA gene encoding 50S ribosomal protein L1 — translation MAKIAKKAAAAREGLDRNKLYPLADAVKMVKSKASAKFDETVEIAMNLGVDPRHADQMVRGVVNLPNGTGKTVRVAVFARGAKADEATAAGADIVGAEDLLETIQGGKIDFDRCIATPDMMPLVGRLGKILGPRNLMPNPKVGTVTMDVKGAVGAAKGGAVEYRVEKAGIIHAGIGKVSFTEDALLENIKAFTDAVVKSKPAGAKGTYVKKVSVSSTMGPGVHVEPGTAL, via the coding sequence ATGGCAAAGATCGCAAAGAAGGCTGCCGCGGCTCGTGAAGGGCTCGATCGCAACAAGCTGTATCCGCTTGCAGACGCGGTGAAGATGGTCAAGTCGAAGGCTTCCGCCAAGTTCGACGAAACCGTTGAAATCGCCATGAACCTGGGTGTTGACCCGCGCCACGCCGACCAGATGGTCCGCGGCGTCGTCAACCTGCCCAACGGCACCGGCAAGACCGTTCGCGTCGCCGTGTTCGCCCGTGGTGCCAAGGCCGACGAAGCCACCGCCGCCGGTGCTGACATCGTGGGTGCCGAAGACCTACTGGAAACCATCCAGGGCGGCAAGATCGATTTCGATCGCTGCATTGCCACCCCGGACATGATGCCGCTGGTCGGTCGCCTCGGTAAGATCCTGGGCCCGCGCAACCTGATGCCGAACCCCAAGGTTGGCACCGTGACCATGGACGTCAAGGGCGCCGTTGGCGCTGCCAAGGGCGGCGCCGTCGAATACCGCGTCGAGAAGGCTGGTATCATCCATGCCGGTATCGGCAAGGTGTCGTTCACCGAGGACGCGCTGCTCGAGAACATCAAGGCTTTCACCGATGCCGTCGTGAAGTCCAAGCCGGCCGGCGCCAAGGGTACCTACGTCAAGAAGGTGTCCGTGAGCTCCACCATGGGCCCTGGTGTCCATGTCGAGCCGGGTACGGCTCTCTAA
- the rplK gene encoding 50S ribosomal protein L11 produces the protein MAKKITGYIKLQVPAGSATPSPPIGPALGQRGLNIMEFCKAFNAATQELEKGSPIPTVITAYADKSFTFEMKQPPVTYFIKKAMNLKSGSKLPGKESAGTITQAQLRDIAEKKMKDLNADDVESAMSMIAGSARSMGIQVEG, from the coding sequence ATGGCTAAGAAAATTACGGGCTATATCAAGCTCCAGGTGCCGGCCGGCTCTGCCACGCCGTCGCCCCCGATCGGTCCCGCGCTGGGTCAGCGCGGCCTGAACATCATGGAATTCTGCAAGGCCTTCAATGCGGCCACGCAGGAGCTGGAAAAGGGTTCGCCCATTCCGACCGTGATCACTGCCTATGCCGACAAGAGCTTCACCTTCGAGATGAAGCAGCCGCCGGTGACCTACTTCATCAAGAAGGCGATGAACCTCAAGTCCGGCTCCAAGCTTCCGGGCAAGGAAAGCGCCGGCACCATCACGCAGGCTCAGCTGCGCGATATCGCCGAAAAGAAGATGAAGGATCTCAACGCCGATGACGTTGAATCCGCAATGTCCATGATCGCCGGTTCCGCCCGGTCGATGGGCATCCAGGTCGAGGGCTAA
- the nusG gene encoding transcription termination/antitermination protein NusG, whose product MAKRWYIVQAYSNFERKVAEDIRLKAAQKKLEHLFEDVIVPTEKVVEIRRGRKVDTERKFFPGYVLVKMDMTDEAFHLIKNTPKVTGFLGADNKPMPISESEAMSILQQVQEGVDHPKPSVSFEVGENVRVSDGPFASFNGVVEEVDEERSRLKVEVSIFGRPTPVELEYGQVEKV is encoded by the coding sequence ATGGCCAAGCGCTGGTACATCGTTCAGGCGTATTCGAATTTCGAGCGCAAGGTGGCGGAAGACATTCGCCTCAAGGCGGCTCAGAAGAAGCTCGAGCACCTGTTTGAGGACGTGATCGTACCCACCGAGAAGGTGGTCGAGATCCGTCGTGGCCGCAAGGTTGACACCGAGCGCAAGTTTTTTCCGGGTTATGTCCTGGTCAAGATGGACATGACCGACGAGGCTTTCCACCTGATCAAGAATACGCCCAAGGTCACCGGCTTCCTCGGCGCGGACAACAAGCCGATGCCGATTTCGGAGAGCGAGGCCATGTCCATCCTGCAGCAGGTGCAGGAAGGCGTGGATCATCCCAAGCCCTCCGTCAGCTTTGAAGTGGGCGAGAACGTTCGCGTGTCGGACGGTCCCTTCGCCAGCTTCAACGGCGTCGTCGAAGAGGTGGACGAAGAACGCTCCCGCCTCAAGGTCGAGGTCTCGATCTTCGGTCGCCCCACTCCGGTGGAGCTCGAATACGGTCAGGTCGAAAAGGTCTGA
- the secE gene encoding preprotein translocase subunit SecE, with protein MARTNPVQFFQQVRSEVSKVTWPGRSEVLISSIMVVVLVILASLFFLLADQVISWLVTLMLSIR; from the coding sequence ATGGCCCGCACGAACCCAGTCCAGTTTTTCCAGCAGGTTCGCTCGGAAGTCAGCAAGGTCACCTGGCCCGGCCGCAGCGAAGTCCTGATCTCCTCGATCATGGTCGTCGTGCTGGTCATCCTGGCCAGCCTGTTCTTCCTGCTGGCTGACCAGGTCATTTCCTGGCTCGTGACCTTGATGCTGTCGATCCGCTGA
- a CDS encoding acyltransferase — translation MRDSSRHQYIALDGLRGLAAIIVVSYHARTWFTYYLPGSHLAVDFFFLLSGFVLAHAYDPKLSSGQLSFWRFALLRLIRLYPLYLLALVITIGSRWGYMATEDLRGRSFFALFLVPNLSHEAPRWLVVASWSLFFELLVNLLFAAFHKRLTTRVLIGASAVGFVLCVIYGQRYGSLNVGYTWKGIPGGLGRVLFSFPLGVLIYRHRDALVRNWSWTAWPSFVLLTVVLAWPTNEALRPYFDLLAILLLLPAILIFAAGSRPSPSSIPLLTALGALSYGIYVLHGVFLRIVNTNFGLRDPVTAMQPWSGLLIIAAMVPICLFLDRHYDQPIRRWLLSVTGSRSSSAARQPQTAP, via the coding sequence GTGCGAGATTCATCACGACACCAATACATCGCCTTGGATGGCTTGCGCGGTCTGGCAGCGATAATCGTTGTCAGCTATCACGCCCGAACCTGGTTCACCTACTACCTCCCCGGCAGCCATCTTGCGGTCGACTTCTTCTTCCTTCTCAGCGGCTTCGTGCTCGCACACGCCTATGACCCGAAACTATCCTCCGGCCAGTTGAGTTTTTGGCGATTTGCCCTGCTGAGACTAATTCGCCTGTATCCGCTCTACCTGCTGGCATTGGTCATAACGATAGGCTCCCGATGGGGCTATATGGCGACCGAGGACCTGCGGGGCCGCAGCTTTTTCGCCCTCTTTCTTGTCCCCAACCTCTCGCATGAAGCCCCGCGATGGCTGGTCGTTGCCTCCTGGTCGCTGTTCTTCGAATTGCTGGTGAACCTGCTTTTTGCGGCCTTTCACAAGCGGTTGACGACCAGAGTACTGATCGGGGCATCAGCGGTCGGCTTCGTCCTCTGCGTGATCTATGGCCAGCGCTACGGCTCATTGAACGTCGGTTACACCTGGAAGGGCATCCCAGGCGGGCTTGGCCGAGTGCTGTTCTCGTTTCCTCTGGGGGTTCTCATCTACAGGCATCGCGATGCGCTTGTGCGGAACTGGTCCTGGACGGCATGGCCGTCATTTGTGTTGTTGACGGTCGTGTTGGCCTGGCCGACGAACGAGGCCCTCAGACCCTATTTCGATCTGCTCGCCATCCTGTTGCTTCTGCCTGCGATTCTGATCTTTGCGGCTGGGTCGCGGCCTTCACCGTCCAGTATCCCGCTCCTGACGGCTCTCGGCGCGCTCAGCTACGGGATATATGTCCTGCATGGTGTGTTTCTGCGAATCGTGAACACCAATTTTGGTCTGAGGGATCCCGTCACGGCCATGCAGCCCTGGTCTGGGTTGCTGATTATTGCGGCCATGGTGCCGATATGCCTGTTTCTGGACCGGCACTACGACCAGCCGATCAGACGCTGGCTGCTGAGCGTTACAGGCTCAAGGAGTTCTTCGGCTGCAAGGCAACCGCAAACGGCGCCCTAA
- a CDS encoding CoA ester lyase, whose amino-acid sequence MRSLLYVPADQDRFIAKAHLRGADGVILDLEDAVPEDRKAVARANLGTAIASLRQGNGLAAVRINPGDVEDVRAAVAAGADLIVLPKADGVALDTLAGVLAAAGVPDQPVLATIEGPAALLEVAAIARHPNVSALNLGSEDFSLAMGAVPDPDVLRQPKLMVHYAAKAAGKLSLGLLRSIADYADLDAIKAAAAEARRHGFDGSTCVHPSAVPFLNAAFAPSPEELRWARAVLATSGTVGLDGKMIDKPLRERAKAILRSASE is encoded by the coding sequence ATGCGATCGCTGCTCTATGTTCCGGCCGACCAGGATCGGTTCATTGCCAAGGCCCACCTGCGGGGGGCGGACGGTGTCATTCTCGACCTCGAGGATGCGGTGCCCGAAGATCGGAAGGCCGTGGCGCGGGCCAATCTGGGCACGGCAATTGCCAGCCTGCGGCAAGGGAACGGACTGGCGGCGGTGCGGATCAATCCCGGTGACGTCGAAGACGTGCGCGCGGCCGTGGCGGCAGGGGCCGATCTGATTGTCCTGCCAAAGGCCGATGGCGTGGCGCTCGACACTTTGGCGGGCGTGCTGGCTGCCGCCGGAGTTCCGGACCAGCCGGTGTTGGCGACTATAGAGGGACCGGCCGCCCTGCTCGAAGTCGCGGCGATCGCCCGCCATCCCAACGTGTCTGCCCTCAATCTCGGCAGTGAGGACTTTTCGCTTGCCATGGGTGCAGTGCCTGACCCGGACGTGCTGCGCCAACCCAAGCTGATGGTGCACTACGCGGCCAAGGCGGCCGGAAAGCTGTCCCTGGGCCTCTTGCGATCGATCGCCGACTACGCCGATCTGGACGCCATCAAGGCGGCGGCTGCAGAGGCCCGGCGGCACGGGTTTGATGGCTCGACCTGCGTGCATCCATCTGCCGTCCCCTTTCTCAACGCGGCTTTTGCCCCCAGTCCCGAGGAGTTGCGTTGGGCTCGCGCGGTGCTGGCGACGTCCGGTACCGTGGGCCTTGACGGCAAGATGATAGACAAGCCCCTGCGCGAACGCGCCAAGGCGATCCTGCGGTCGGCCTCCGAGTGA
- a CDS encoding CoA transferase — protein MTLKRLRFDPEAKGPLAGLRVIDLSRLMAGNMLSLQLADFGADVIKVEPPEGDPLRDWKEDGQSFFWESYGRNKRSICLNLRDTAQLDVLWALVETADVFIENFRPGTLEKMGLAPELLLKRNPRLVVVRISGFGQTGPYAHLPGFGTIVEAMSGFADRTGFPDREPVLPPLALADMIAGIYGASATMTALYARDARGGAGQVIDLSLLESIFSVLGPEAGIFGKTGRIKQRVGSASNTASPRNVYRCADGGYVALSGSTQAVAKRIFEIIGRPDMNADARFATNSERVKHRDLVDGAISDWFAQRDRAVALAEMRAAGATVGPVFNIADAMADAHFQEREIVVALDGDGQEDMPMHNVVPRLSATPGVFRRPAPDLDEHGAELLAELGLSAGFERGR, from the coding sequence GTGACGCTGAAACGGCTCCGTTTCGATCCTGAGGCAAAGGGACCCCTGGCGGGTCTGCGGGTCATCGACCTGTCGCGGCTGATGGCCGGTAATATGCTCAGTCTGCAACTGGCCGATTTCGGGGCCGATGTTATCAAGGTGGAGCCGCCCGAGGGCGACCCTCTGCGCGACTGGAAGGAAGATGGCCAGTCCTTCTTCTGGGAATCCTATGGGCGCAACAAGCGCTCGATCTGCCTCAATTTGCGCGACACGGCGCAGTTGGATGTGTTGTGGGCGCTCGTCGAGACGGCTGATGTGTTCATCGAGAATTTCCGGCCGGGCACGCTCGAGAAAATGGGATTGGCGCCCGAGCTGTTGCTCAAGCGCAATCCGAGGCTCGTGGTGGTGCGGATCTCTGGATTCGGTCAGACCGGTCCCTATGCGCATCTGCCGGGCTTCGGAACGATCGTTGAGGCCATGAGCGGCTTTGCGGACAGGACCGGTTTTCCGGATCGAGAACCGGTCCTGCCGCCGCTGGCGCTGGCCGACATGATTGCGGGCATCTATGGGGCATCGGCGACTATGACCGCGCTCTACGCCCGGGATGCCAGGGGCGGGGCAGGCCAGGTCATCGACCTCTCGCTGCTCGAATCCATATTTTCGGTGCTGGGGCCGGAGGCGGGTATTTTCGGCAAGACGGGGCGGATCAAGCAGCGCGTCGGCAGTGCGTCCAATACCGCGTCGCCACGCAATGTCTATCGCTGCGCCGATGGCGGCTATGTCGCGCTATCTGGATCGACCCAGGCCGTGGCCAAGCGCATTTTCGAAATTATCGGTCGCCCGGACATGAATGCGGACGCGCGCTTTGCGACCAATTCGGAACGGGTGAAGCACCGCGATCTGGTGGATGGCGCGATATCGGACTGGTTTGCACAACGCGACCGCGCCGTGGCGCTGGCGGAAATGCGTGCGGCAGGCGCCACGGTCGGCCCGGTCTTCAACATCGCCGATGCCATGGCCGATGCCCATTTCCAGGAGAGGGAAATCGTCGTGGCCCTCGACGGGGATGGCCAGGAGGATATGCCGATGCACAATGTGGTGCCGCGCCTCTCTGCAACGCCAGGTGTTTTTCGACGGCCGGCGCCGGACCTGGACGAGCATGGCGCCGAACTCCTTGCGGAACTCGGTCTGTCCGCAGGCTTCGAGCGAGGCCGGTGA